A single genomic interval of Musa acuminata AAA Group cultivar baxijiao chromosome BXJ3-4, Cavendish_Baxijiao_AAA, whole genome shotgun sequence harbors:
- the LOC108952570 gene encoding putative disease resistance protein RGA3, translating into MELLSAVIPLLASNLVQLWEELQTAYGLDAELEKLQSSVAMIQAVLNDAQERQQIRNAVKHLLNELSQAAYDANDILDEVATERQRCQLIKYASVRNFLAPINPKRELFKREICLRVKDIEHRLDSIARRCPLSELTQRSAPRRQQSYQTTSLTPSLVLGRESDKQKIKNMLLPMAEVTDHSITVIPIFGMPGIGKTTLSQLVCNDESVKNHFELRLWVYVSQDFDMMMIMKTIIESIDGFQCDFVSLDNLQKELRKKLSGRRYLLVLDDVWHVSLQNWERIKTFLYSGAQGSKIIVTTRIEEVANFMATSPPYRLEGLSNDECWSLVCQYALARDRNAMVDLDPYKMYVVNKCRGLPLAAITLGYRLFRETDRSKWSAILQSEAWEFTSMDGYISHAVSLSYQYLPQYLKPCFAYFSIIPKGFEFEKEFIIQLWIAQNFIRPSGRERMEDIASDYFDSLMQSSFFQHSNFDHKSRRRRYIMHDVVHEFARHIAAEECSVVEPGKGWFGSASIRHLSLKYDLFDQNISNISPRLRGENNLSEEVYKCKGLHTLILVGGSMSYLMAVPDDLADRLQSLRTLNLSNLGLALLPESISDLKHLRCLQLQNTNIIRLPESVSHLYNLQTLVLRNCYFLEELPKDTRNLRKLRNLDLHLDGNSRMTLAPEGTHTRGNLRFMPPDIGLLTDLQTLSRYIVSTRLHCGLSQLRDLNNLHGELLIARLDLVFKAAEAVEANLMSKEHINRLELTWNYSNITEAVAQSIGYEEKEYVLKNLRPHTNLKELGIVGYGGTSFPTWVGDPSFSNLVTLWICNCDNCFNLPPLGQLPKLKYLYIKEMHRVQHLDCSFCGSNKQRFPSLEKLHLETMSGLEEWCGADDCVLPSLRELVIKDCFALDQLKHKFPALTKLVIEASRSFAGLSDFPVLKSLEVKTTDDWIWSSWSVVSLLPSLTLSGLQRRTFPFNIQGSHALIRRLEISHCNQLLSLPDDWLPTGLLYLAIKHCPELHTLPKGLPKLIKLEDLEIENCRHLMYLPVGLRNMASLARLEISDCPGLLCLPNDGFPSKLQFLSISNCPELRLQCLGMGDQGWYTLQHNLQVWIDGELQTSLVHHYPQFTQALNISRNKNKKFLFSYGNCGMQSQGKGVPQ; encoded by the exons ATGGAGCTTCTTTCGGCTGTCATTCCACTGTTGGCTTCCAATTTGGTTCAACTGTGGGAGGAACTGCAAACAGCCTACGGCCTTGATGCTGAGCTAGAAAAGCTGCAGAGCTCTGTCGCCATGATTCAAGCTGTACTGAATGATGCACAGGAGAGGCAACAGATTAGGAACGCGGTGAAGCATTTGCTGAATGAGCTCAGCCAGGCTGCATATGATGCAAATGATATCTTGGACGAGGTGGCAACCGAACGCCAACGCTGtcagctgatcaaatatgcatcgGTACGCAATTTCTTGGCCCCCATAAATCCTAAGCGTGAACTGTTCAAGCGAGAAATATGCCTCAGGGTAAAAGACATAGAACACAGACTAGATTCCATAGCAAGGAGATGCCCCTTATCTGAATTGACTCAGCGCAGTGCACCCCGGAGGCAGCAGAGTTATCAGACCACCTCGCTAACTCCTTCTCTGGTTCTTGGTCGTGAGAGTGATAagcaaaagataaaaaatatgttgCTGCCAATGGCTGAGGTGACTGACCATAGCATCACAGTGATTCCTATCTTTGGGATGCCTGGTATAGGGAAGACGACTCTCTCTCAACTAGTCTGCAATGATGAGTCTGTGAAGAACCATTTTGAGCTTAGACTATGGGTTTATGTGTCTCAGGATTttgatatgatgatgattatgaagACCATCATTGAATCCATTGATGGTTTTCAGTGTGATTTTGTCAGCCTTGACAATCTTCAGAAAGAACTTAGAAAGAAGCTGAGTGGGAGGAGATACCTGCTTGTTCTGGATGATGTTTGGCATGTGAGCCTACAGAACTGGGAGAGAATAAAAACCTTCTTGTACTCCGGTGCTCAAGGAAGTAAGATAATAGTGACCACCAGAATCGAAGAAGTTGCTAACTTCATGGCAACCTCACCCCCTTACCGTTTGGAGGGACTATCGAATGATGAGTGCTGGTCTTTGGTTTGTCAATATGCATTGGCCCGAGATCGGAATGCAATGGTTGATCTTGATCCCTACAAGATGTATGTCGTCAACAAATGCAGAGGCTTGCCCTTGGCAGCTATAACTTTGGGCTATAGACTGTTCAGAGAAACTGACAGAAGCAAATGGAGTGCTATTTTACAGAGTGAGGCATGGGAATTCACCAGCATGGATGGATATATTTCACATGCTGTCAGCTTAAGCTACCAATACTTGCCCCAATATCTTAAGCCATGCTTTGCGTACTTCTCCATAATTCCAAAAGGCTTCGAGTTTGAGAAGGAGTTCATCATTCAGCTATGGATAGCACAAAACTTCATTCGACCAAGTGGAAGGGAACGGATGGAAGATATTGCTAGTGACTACTTTGATTCCCTCATGCAGAGCTCATTCTTTCAGCACTCGAATTTTGACCACAAGAGTCGCCGACGTAGGTACATCATGCATGATGTTGTTCATGAATTTGCCCGACATATAGCAGCCGAGGAATGTTCTGTTGTGGAGCCTGGCAAAGGCTGGTTTGGCTCTGCCAGCATTCGCCATTTATCACTGAAATATGACCTATTTGATCAAAATATCTCGAACATATCGCCTCGGTTAAGGGGAGAAAACAATCTATCTGAGGAAGTTTATAAATGCAAAGGCTTGCATACACTAATCCTGGTTGGCGGCTCTATGAGTTACCTGATGGCTGTTCCTGATGATCTTGCCGATAGACTTCAGAGCCTACGCACTCTAAATCTAAGCAATTTGGGATTGGCTCTGCTGCCTGAATCAATCAGTGATCTGAAGCATCTGCGCTGTCTCCAACTACAGAACACAAATATCATTAGACTGCCTGAATCTGTGTCTCACCTCTACAACCTGCAAACCTTGGTACTTAGGAATTGCTATTTTCTTGAAGAGCTTCCAAAGGATACAAGGAATCTGCGCAAGTTACGGAATCTTGATCTACATCTTGATGGTAATTCAAGAATGACATTGGCGCCGGAAGGAACGCACACAAGAGGCAATTTGAGATTTATGCCACCAGATATTGGATTGTTAACTGATCTTCAAACACTTTCAAGATATATTGTGAGCACAAGGCTTCACTGTGGTTTATCTCAGTTGAGGGACTTGAACAATCTCCATGGTGAACTTCTCATTGCAAGACTTGATCTTGTTTTCAAGGCAGCAGAAGCTGTTGAAGCAAACCTCATGAGCAAGGAACACATCAACAGGCTGGAGTTGACATGGAACTACAGTAATATAACTGAAGCAGTTGCACAAAGTATTGGATATGAGGAGAAAGAATATGTTCTAAAAAATCTCAGACCTCATACGAACCTGAAAGAGCTTGGAATAGTTGGGTATGGAGGAACATCATTTCCAACTTGGGTAGGAGATCCTTCCTTCTCCAATCTAGTGACCTTATGGATCTGCAACTGTGATAATTGTTTTAACCTCCCACCACTTGGCCAATTACCGAAGCTTAAATATCTATACATAAAAGAAATGCATCGGGTGCAGCACCTTGACTGCTCATTTTGTGGCAGTAACAAGCAAAGGTTTCCATCATTGGAGAAGCTACATCTAGAAACAATGTCAGGACTGGAAGAATGGTGTGGTGCTGATGACTGTGTTTTGCCTTCTCTTCGTGAGCTTGTTATCAAGGACTGCTTTGCTCTTGACCAATTAAAGCACAAATTTCCTGCTTTgacgaagttggtgatagaagcaTCCCGAAGTTTTGCTGGCCTATCTGACTTCCCAGTACTCAAATCACTAGAAGTGAAGACTACTGATGACTGGATTTGGAGTTCCTGGTCTGTTGTTTCCTTGCTTCCCTCCCTGACTCTCAGTGGACTGCAACGGAGAACCTTTCCTTTCAATATACAAGGTTCCCATGCTTTGATCCGTCGATTGGAAATTAGTCACTGCAATCAATTGTTATCATTACCGGATGATTGGCTCCCGACCGGCCTGTTGTACTTGGCCATCAAGCACTGCCCTGAGCTCCATACTCTTCCCAAAGGACTGCCAAAACTAATAAAGTTAGAGGACTTGGAGATCGAAAACTGCAGGCATCTCATGTATTTACCAGTTGGCCTCAGAAACATGGCCTCACTTGCACGTCTCGAGATCTCAGACTGTCCTGGCCTCTTGTGCTTGCCAAATGATGGTTTTCCAAGCAAACTTCAATTTTTGAGCATCAGTAACTGCCCAGAGCTCAGGCTACAATGCCTTGGGATGGGTGATCAAGGCTGGTACACTCTTCAGCACAATCTGCAGGTGTGGATAGATGGAGAACTACAAACTTCCTTGGTTCATCACTACCCTCAATTCACACAAGCACTGAATATATCAAG gaataaaaataaaaaattcctgTTTAGTTATGGAAATTGTGGAATGCAGAGTCAAGGTAAGGGTGTACCGCAATAA